The following is a genomic window from Indicator indicator isolate 239-I01 chromosome 34, UM_Iind_1.1, whole genome shotgun sequence.
GTCTCAACCTGACCCTCCCTCTGcatgctgctgtccccagggagGAAGGGGCACAAgtggctctgctgtccccaacCCAGCTGAAGGAGAAGTTCCCCTGGATGGACACAGAGGGGGTGGCTGTGGCCTCCTATGGTatgggggtggtgtggggaacccccctcagcacccttccccatccccttcTCCATCCTCATCCCAATCCTCATCCCCATCCTCACCCTCACCCCTATCCTCTTCCTCATCcacatcctcatcctcctccccaTCATTATTTCTACCCTCATCTTcatccccatcctcctcctcctcttcatccccatcctcctcctcctcttcatccccatcctcctcctcttcatccccATCCTCATCTTCACCCCCACTTTCATCCCCATGCTTCTCCTCATCTCTGTTCTCATCTTCATTCCCATCTCCACCCCCATCCTCGtccctgtcctcctcctcctcctccccatgcTCATCCTTCACcttcatccccatccctgtaccctttttcatcttcttcatTCCCATCTACATCTccaccttcctcatcctcctcctcaccccccaTCTGCATCCTCATTCCCATTTTCATCCTCATGCCATTCCCATCTGCAGCTCCATCCCCAGTGGATGACTCCTTGCTCCCAGCTGTCTGTCTGGGAGGGAGGGTGCAGCCCCCCAAGGTTATTCTGGGGGTGACTCTGTGCTTGCCCCCAGGTCTGGAGGATGAAGGTTGGTTTGATCCCTGGACCCTCCTCAACGCCTTCCGCCGcaaagccacatccctgggggtCCACAGCTGCTCCGGGGAGGTGCGAGGTGAGGAAGGGGCAGGTACCCCCATGTggcccccaccccaaaacccccaggacCCCCCAGCTCACCCCCCCTGAAGGCTTTGTCACCTCAGCTAGGGACCTGACGCAGGGGGGACCGTCGCCAGCATCTGCACGCATCAAATACATCCATGTGAGTGCTAGCCTggcccccaccccaccctgggGGGTCCCCACGAGTGTCCCTGACCCCCCCAGTGTCCCCTGTGTGTGTCCCCCCAGATCCACATGCAGGACAGCCTGGAGTACCAGCCTGTGGCTTGTGCCATCGTGGTCAATGCTGCAGGCGCCTGGGCCgggaagctgctggaggaggcaggggtgcctgaggggctgctgcagcccccccTGCCCATCCAGCCCAGGAAGAGGTGAGCAGGGCATTGGGGGTGTCACAGGGTGGGGGGCACATCCCAGTACCCACCATATGTCTTCAAGGTTAGGGGTCAACCCCTTGGTGCTGGATTCTGGGTGTCACAGTTTGGGAGGGCACATCCTGTAGCCACCATCCCTGTATCAAGCTGGGTGAAACCCTCAGTGGTGGTTTTGGGGTGTCACAATTTGGGGAGGCACATCCTGTAGCCACCATCCCTCCATCACGGTGGGTGAACCCCTCAGTGATGGTTTTGGGGTGTCACAATTTGGGGGGGCACATCCTGTAGCCACCATCCCTCCATCAAGCTGGGTGAGCCCCTCGgtgctggggtttggggtgtCACAGTGTGGAGGGTCACATCCTGGCATCCTCCAACCCTCCTTCAAGATTTCTGGGGGGACCTGTCAGTCAGTGTTGATTTTTGGGGTGCCATAGTTGGGGGGTCACATCCTAGCACCCATCCCTCATCTTAAGGGCAGGAGGGGTGAACCCCTTGGTGCTTTGTTTTAGCTGGGGGGACCCCAAAGCTTCCACCCAGTGCTCAGGAAATGGCAGGGTTCTGAGTGGGGAGGGGTCAGCAGAGCCACCTGGGCAGGAGGGTAAGCCTGGGTCTGCCTGGCAGCATGGTGGCCAAAGTCCCTTGCAGGCAACCTTGGAGGACCAtagagtgcagggaggttggaccttgCTTGAGGGAAGTCCAAAAGGCACAGGGAGAGGCCCCATGTgcctggagctgagctggcaggaAAGGGCCTGCTGAGCTCTGGCGGTGCTTGGGGGGGCAAAGGACAGTTtgtgagagcagccttgcagggaaggacttaggggtgctgagggggagaagctggccaggagccagcaatgggcactggcagcacagaaggccaagggcagcctgggctgcagccaaagcagtgtggccagagctggagagagaggatcctgcccctctgctctggggagacctcacctgcagggctggggccagatagagaatcacagaactgccagggctggaagggacctcaaggctcagccagtcccaactcccctgccatgggcagggacacctcacaccacagcaggttgctcacagccacatccagcctggctgcaaaaccctccagggatgaggcttccaccacctccctgggcaacctctgccaggctctcaccaccctcatggggaagaatttcttcctaacatcctatctcagtctccccacttctagttttgctccatccccccagtcctatcactccctgacaccctcaaaagtccctccccagctttcttggagcccccttcagatgctggaaggccacaagaaggtctccctggagccttctcttctccagactgaacaaccccaactctctcaggctgtccttgtaggagaggtgctccagccctctgctcattttgatatggagccctcaacacaagagggacatggacctgctggagagggtccagaggaggccacaaagatgatcaatcagaggctggagaacctccagggagaccttagagcagtcttccagtatctgaaggggctccaggagagctggggagggaatgtTCAGAAGGGacacaatggtttgaaactggagcagggcagtgttaggttggacatcaggaggaagttctgcacagtgagggtggggagacactggaacaggctgcccagggatgtggttgaggctccatccctggagatcttgaaggtcaggctcaacaaggctctgagcagcctgctccagttggagatgtccctgctgcctgcaggggtctggacaggatgaccttggagTTGACCTTGTCTGACaatggctgaagatgagccaaggggtgcccaggtgggcaagaagggcaccagcagcctggcctggagcagcaatggtgtgggcagcaggagcagggcagggattgtgcccctggactgggcactgctgaggccaccccttgagtgctggcttcagttctgggctcctgactcccagaaggacattgagaggctggagcaggagcagagaagggcaaggaagctggggaagggtctggagaagagggctggggaggagcagctgagggagctgggggtgttgagcctggagaagaggaggctgagggagacctcattgctctctgcagctccctgcaaggaggctggagccaggtgggggttgggctctgctccctagtctcaggtggtaggagaggaaatgtcctgagcttgtgccaggggaggcctAGGTAGGTAGGGGTGAACCCCCTGGTGCTTTATTTTGAGGGGGGTCATGGCTGGGGAGGTCACATCCCAGCACCCACCTCCCACCTTCAAGGCAATGCCCAACCCTTCAGTGCCATTTTTCAGTGGGCACAAACCCCCCCATCCCTATTCCCCTCCATTTAGCAGAGTCAGGGGAGGTGCACCCTGACCCTTCCCCTTATACATTTTGGGGGTGTCCCCCTGGAACCTCCCAGGTATTTGTTCTCCTGGCACTGCCCCGACGGCCCTGGCCTCTCCTGCCCCTTTGTCATTGACACCTCCGGAGCCTATTTCCGCCGGGATGGCATCGCTGGCAACTACATTGGTGGCATGAGCCCCCCTGAGGTGAGCCCCCAGGGGGGGTCCCCTAAATTACTTACCCCCCCCAATTGATTACTTAACCCCCCTCAATTTATTATCTCCCTCCTAATTCATTACTTAACGCTTCCAATTTGTCATTTACCCCCTCCTGGAGTTATTACTTAACCCCCAATTTATCACTTAACCCTTTCAGCTTATCACTTAACCCCTTAATTTATTAAGCCCCTTAATTATTTACCCCTGCAGTTATTATTTGACCCTTCCAGTTTATTATTTAACCTCTTTTTGCTTACCCCCCCAAAATCATCGACTCTTTCAGTTTAACCTCTTATTTAATCCCCTTAATTATTTAACCCTTTATTACTTAACCCCTTACTTACTCAACCCCCTCAATTACTATTTGACCCTTTCAGTTTATTTAACCCCTTAATTCATTTCTTAATTCCCCAATTATCTGATCCTTTCAGTTTATTATGAACCCCCCCATTAACCCTTGCAATTTATTATTTAACCCCTTATTAACTTTTATTAACCTCCCCACATCATTGTTTGACCTTTTCAGTTTATTTAACCCcttaatttattatttaacCCCCCACCAATTGCTATTCAACCCTTTCAGTTTATCACTTAACCCCTTAATTTATTACTTCACCCCTAAATTTATTACTTGACCCCTTATTATTTAACCCCTTATTATCACTTAATTTATTATTTACCACCCCAGAATCACTATTTGACCCTTTCAGTTTATTACTTGACCCCTTAATTTAGTACTTAATCCCTTTAGTACTTAACCCCTTGATTTAGTACTTAACCCCTTATTCATTTAACCCCTTATTATTTACCCCCCAAAATCATTATTTGACCCTTTCAGTTCATTACTTAACCCCTTAATTTATTACTTAATCCCTTGATTATTTTACTCATTATTTTACCCCGCAATTTATTATTTATCCCCCAAAATCATCATTTGACCACTTCAGTTTATTACTTAACCCCTTAATTTATTACCTTGATTTATTAACTCCTTGATTTGTTATTTAACTGCTTATTATTTAACCCCTTATCATTTTGCCCCTTAATTTATTCTTTATCCCCCCAAATCATTATTTGACCCTTTCAGTTTATTACTTGACCCCTTAATTTATTACTTGACCCTTTCAGTTTACTACTTGCCCCCTAATTTACTATTTAACCCCTTAATTATTATTTACCCCCCTGAAAAATCATTATCTGACCCTTTCAGTTTGTTACTTAACCCGCTGATTTATTACTTGACCCATTGATTTATTATTTAACATCATAACATTATTTAACCCCTTATTATTTACACCCCCAAAATCACTTTTTGACTCAGTTTATTACTTACTCCCTTCATTTATTACTTAATCTCTTGATTTATTATTTAACATCTTAAATTATTTAACCCCTTATTATTTTACCCCTTATCATTTACCCCTCCAAACCCACTATTTGACTGTTTATTCCTTAACCCCTTAATTTATTTCTTAACCCATTACTTAACCCCTTAATTTATTTCTTAACCCCTTATTACTTAACCCCTTGATTTATGACTTAACCCTTTAGTTTATCATtcaacacacatgcacacacccaAATTCATCATCTGACTCCCCCCCAACGCTGTATCCCAGGATGAGGAACCAGACCCGAGCGACCTCTCCGTGGACCACGAGTTCTTTCCGGAGCGGCTGTGGCCGCTGCTGGCTCGCCGGGTCCCAGCCTTCGCCGCCCTGCGGCCCCGCGGCTCCTGGGCAGGCTACTACGACTACAACTGCTTCGACCAGAACGGGGTGCTGGGCCCTCACCCCCGGCTGGAGAACTTCTTCGTGGCGGCAGGGTTCAGCGGGCACGGCCTGCAGCACGCCCCCGCCGCCGGCCGGgcgctggcagagctgctgctcaggggcCGCTACGAGAGCCTGGACCTGGCGCGGCTGGGCTGGCAGCGCCTGCTGGACGGCACCCGGCTGGAGGAGGACGGCGTGGTGTGAACGGGGGCCACCGCCGGCAGGAAGGGCTGGGACACGGTGCCGGGGGGCTGGGACAGGCTGATGAGGGGCTGGGAcactgctggggaaggggggaCACAGTGCTGGGGGACTGGGACACACTACTGGGGGGGATTTCGATACgctgctggggaaggtgggACACAGTGCTGGGGGACTGGGACACgctgctggggaaggtgagACACAATGCTGGGGGACTGGGATATGCTGGGGGGCAGTGGGACAAGCTGCTGGGGGAACTGGGACACACTGCAGGGGACACCGCCGGGATGCAGGGGACTGGGACTGCTCGGGGGAGTGGGACACGCTGCTGGGGgcactgctgtggggctgggacaCACTGCTGGGGGCACTGCtaagctgctgtggggctgggacaCGCTGCTGGGGACACCGCCGGGCGgatgaggggctgggggggctggagcatgATGGTAGAAGAAATGGGGCATGGCCGTGGAGGAAATGGACATGGGAGCAGGACCTGTTCTGACTCCTCAACTACCTCCAGACCCCTTGCCGACTCCATCTCAACTGCTTCCCAACCCCTTCCTGGACTGGTGCTGTTGCCCTGCAGGAATAAATGGGACAGCTGCTGTGTTCTGGGGGTTATATGGGAGAGGTGGGGACCCTCCCAGTTCCCCCCCTACTCACCCAGCTCCAGTTAACTATGTCACAGTTATCCACCCACTGTCCCCTTTTCACCCCCAATATCTTTGTTATGCACACCCTCAGTGTACCCATTATTTCCTCATGGTCTCCTATTGcccccacacccccagccccactgtcCCCACTTCCAGTATCCCCACTGTCCCCTGCCCCAGTGCCCCCATTATCCCTGTCCATTGCACCCAGGCCCAATGTCCCCATTATCACCCCAGTGTTCCCCTTAATCCCCAGGGTCCCCACACTGCCCCCCAGACCCACTATCTCCAGTGTGCCCATTAGCCCTTATTCCCCCCACTGCCCCCATTATGTTTTGGTACCTCCAGTCCCATTGCCGCCATTATGTTCCAGTACCCCCAGTCCCACTGCCCCCATTATGTTCCAGTATCCCCAGTCCCACTGGCCCCATTATGTCTCCATTGCGTCCAGCCCCAGTGTCTTCATTATCCCCTGCTGACACTCCAGTGTCCCCATTACCCCCATTGCCTCCAGACCCAGTATCCCTATTGCCCCCAGTCCTAGTATTCCCATTATCCTCCAGTACCCACCAGTGTCTCCAGTCCCAGCAGCTCTATTACCCCCCATTACCCCCAGTATTCCCATTATCCTCCAGTACCCACCAGTGTCTCCAGTCCCAGCAGCTCTATTACCCCCTATTACCCTCAGTATCCCCATTACCCTCTCAGTATCCCCAGTATGCCATTTTCCACCCATTTCCCCAGTATCCCCACCATCCCCTATTACCCCACAGTGTCCCCCATTATCCCCATCACCCCACAGTGTCCCCACTGCCTCCCATTTATTCCCAGTATCTCCCATTAGCTCTCAATATTCCCATTACCCCTAGTATCCCCACTATGCCCCAGCATCCCCACTAGCCTCCTTTACCCCCCAGTATCCCCCGTTACCCTCTATCCCAGTATCCCCACTATCCTCCATTACCCCCCAGTATCCCCCATCACCTCCAGTCCAAGTCCCCAGGTATCCCCACTATCCTCCATTACCCCCCAGTATCCCCCATCACCTCCAGTCTCAGTCCCCAGGTATCCCCACTATCCTCCATTACCCTCCATTACCCCCTAGCCCAGTATCCCCACTCCCCGCACTCCCATTCCCACTATCCCCTATTACCCCCCAGTATCCCGTCTCATGCCGGTTACCCCTCAGAGCAGTTTGGCGACCCCTAGCGGTGCGGTGGTTCTCTATCAGCCAGTAGCAGCGTTTGCGCATGCGCATTGGAAGCCCGGTAGCAGCATTTGCGCATGCGCAGTGGTGTGCCGAGGTGGGCGCGCCTCAGCGCATGTGCAGTTGCCGGAAGTGGGGGGGCGGGTCGCTCACCGACAATGGCGGGAAGGGGGCAGGGTCGTGCCTGCGCGGTTGCGGCGCCCCGGCGCATGCGCGGTGCTGTGGCGGCCGGGCCGGCGGGAGCTGGGCCAGCCTGCCGCCCCCTGCGCCCCGGCCCGCAGCCGCCGGTGAGTGAGCGGgggtggaagggaaggagaggcgTGGGGCCGGGGTGGGATCAGCCCAGAGGGAACGGTGCCGCCTTCCCCGAGGGAGATCGCTGGAGTCACTCCCAGGAGCCGTGAGGGTAGTCCTGAGGAAGCTGTGGGCCGTGGGGCACCTCTGAGGTAAATTTGGGTCAGAAGGTGTCCGCGTCGCAACGCTGAGGTAAATTTAGGTCCGGAATGATCTGGGTGACAGTTTTGGGTAGGAGGGGAAAGCCTGAGCTAATTTTGGGTTCGGAGCGATCCGTGGGGGCAACGCTGAGGCAAATTTGATTCGGAGGATATCCG
Proteins encoded in this region:
- the FOXRED1 gene encoding FAD-dependent oxidoreductase domain-containing protein 1; its protein translation is MAAAAPGPAPRTRRTAPSASAGSRRPLAEGAEKGRGDGGPIGKGEGGCGAGTRVLPEGSLWGSLRGSPVPRRAPGRALRTSAPLRTDIIRELGRSLERLGQTLKDQMPALRPGGWGSWTPPGGPAGPRPPEEADVVVVGGGVLGWSVAYWLKALEGQRHGMKVLVVERDPTYSQASTVLSAGGIRQQFSLLENIRMSRFSAAFLRSINEYLGVPNEPPIDIQFQPSGYLFLAPAEAAARLEATVQLQREEGAQVALLSPTQLKEKFPWMDTEGVAVASYGLEDEGWFDPWTLLNAFRRKATSLGVHSCSGEVRGFVTSARDLTQGGPSPASARIKYIHIHMQDSLEYQPVACAIVVNAAGAWAGKLLEEAGVPEGLLQPPLPIQPRKRYLFSWHCPDGPGLSCPFVIDTSGAYFRRDGIAGNYIGGMSPPEDEEPDPSDLSVDHEFFPERLWPLLARRVPAFAALRPRGSWAGYYDYNCFDQNGVLGPHPRLENFFVAAGFSGHGLQHAPAAGRALAELLLRGRYESLDLARLGWQRLLDGTRLEEDGVV